The following nucleotide sequence is from Staphylococcus chromogenes.
GGATATCATTGAAAAGCTCAAATATGCTGATAGTTTAAATGTAGATACCATCATCCTTGGTCGTGGTGGAGGTTCTATTGAAGATTTATGGAATTTTAACGAAGAAGAGGTCGTCAAAGCCATATATCAATGTCAGACTCCTGTCATCTCGGCTGTAGGACATGAAACTGATACAACGTTAAGTGATTACGTCGCTGACATTCGTGCTGCAACCCCAACTCAAGCCGCTATGATTGCGACACCAGATCAAAATGACTTACTTCAAATGATTCAACAAAGTCGTGTCTTCATGACCCGCTTTATTAAACAGTATCTTAAACATGCACGGCAATATATGAATCAATATACGTCTTATTATAAATTTAAACAACCTACACTTTTATACGACCAACACATTCAAAAACGAGATGATTTAGATCGTATTCTACATGAAACGATGAAACAAAAATTGTTAAGTGAACAACAACGATTAACAATATTACAACAAAACTTTCATCTTAAACATTTTCATCAAAATATAATAAGACAACAAGAGCACCAACATCAATTAGCCTCCCAACTTATAAAGTTAACAAGTTCAACTTTAAGAAATAAAGAACAACAATTGATTCAAAAAATTGAAAGCTTAAACAATCTGAGTCCAACGCAAACCATGTTACGCGGATACTCCATAGTAAAAAAGGATAATGAAATTGTTTCTAGCCCAAAAGCTCTTAAAAACGGGGATGATATTGAAATTATGATG
It contains:
- the xseA gene encoding exodeoxyribonuclease VII large subunit; the encoded protein is MTTYLTVSALTKYIKYKFDKDPHLQAVLIKGELSNFKKHSSGHLYFAIKDENSLINAMMFKAQAQHLDFDPKEGDQVLVEARVSVYERRGTYQIYVNTMQLDGIGNLYQKYEQLKSKLSKEGYFNEEHKKAIPKYPSRIAILTAQTGAAIRDIQNTLTSRYPLAEQIKISTLVQGEAAKADIIEKLKYADSLNVDTIILGRGGGSIEDLWNFNEEEVVKAIYQCQTPVISAVGHETDTTLSDYVADIRAATPTQAAMIATPDQNDLLQMIQQSRVFMTRFIKQYLKHARQYMNQYTSYYKFKQPTLLYDQHIQKRDDLDRILHETMKQKLLSEQQRLTILQQNFHLKHFHQNIIRQQEHQHQLASQLIKLTSSTLRNKEQQLIQKIESLNNLSPTQTMLRGYSIVKKDNEIVSSPKALKNGDDIEIMMKDGHVEATITKVRCKNGDRK